A section of the Falco peregrinus isolate bFalPer1 chromosome 3, bFalPer1.pri, whole genome shotgun sequence genome encodes:
- the FAM110B gene encoding protein FAM110B, whose protein sequence is MPTETLPTGSMVKPVSPAVTFTSAVPLRILNKGPDYFRRQAEPNPKRLSAVERLEADKAKYVKSQEVINAKQEPVKPAVLAKPPVCPAAKRALGSPTLKVFSNNAKTESGVQRENLKLEILKNIINSSEGSSSGSGHKHGPRNWPPHRADSTELNRHSFAESLKVYPTQGRSSPQESSSNVSRRLLDQSAETFLHVSHSSSDIRKVTSAKPLKAIPCSSSAPPLPPKPKIAAITTLKSPEIEAVESGCGVSRRPSLQRSKSDLSDRYFRVDADVERFFNYCGLDPEELENLGMENFARANSDIISLNFRSASMISSDCEQSQDSNSDLRNDDSANDRVPYGISAIERNARIIKWLYSIKQARESQKVSHV, encoded by the coding sequence ATGCCTACAGAAACACTACCGACAGGTAGCATGGTGAAGCCGGTCAGCCCTGCCGTGACTTTCACGTCCGCTGTTCCTCTCCGCATCCTGAACAAAGGACCCGACTATTTTCGCAGGCAGGCGGAGCCTAATCCGAAAAGACTGAGTGCGGTGGAGAGGCTGGAAGCCGACAAGGCGAAATATGTCAAGAGCCAGGAGGTCATCAATGCCAAGCAGGAGCCTGTGAAGCCGGCAGTGCTAGCGAAGCCGCCGGTCTGTCCTGCGGCCAAGCGGGCCCTGGGGAGCCCCACCTTGAAAGTCTTCAGCAACAATGCCAAGACCGAGAGTGGCGTCCAGAGAGAAAATCTGAAACTGGAGATTCTGAAGAACATCATCAACAGCTCTGAAGGCTCCAGCTCAGGTTCAGGGCATAAGCACGGTCCCCGAAACTGGCCGCCTCACAGAGCTGATTCAACAGAGCTGAACCGGCACTCGTTTGCTGAGTCTTTGAAAGTTTACCCCACCCAGGGCCGTAGCAGCCCGCAGGAGAGCAGCTCCAATGTCAGCAGAAGGCTTCTAGATCAGTCAGCTGAGACTTTCTTGCATGTCTCTCACAGCTCCTCAGACATTAGGAAAGTAACTAGTGCAAAGCCCTTAAAAGCAATACCCTGCAGTAGTTCAGCCCCACCTCTGCCTCCAAAGCCCAAAATCGCTGCCATCACCACCCTGAAATCCCCAGAGATTGAGGCAGTCGAGTCTGGATGCGGAGTTAGTAGAAGACCCTCCCTACAGCGATCAAAATCAGACTTGAGCGACAGATACTTTCGTGTCGACGCAGATGTTGAACGATTCTTTAACTACTGCGGACTGGATCCTGAAGAGCTTGAAAACCTCGGGATGGAAAACTTTGCAAGGGCTAACTCTGATATTATATCCCTCAACTTTCGCAGTGCAAGCATGATTAGCTCAGACTGTGAACAGTCTCAGGACAGCAACAGTGACCTTAGAAATGATGACAGTGCCAATGACCGTGTGCCATACGGCATTTCTGCCATTGAAAGAAATGCCAGAATCATCAAGTGGTTATATAGCATCAAGCAAGCTAGAGAGTCACAGAAAGTGTCCCATGTGTGA